The following are from one region of the Arthrobacter sp. TMP15 genome:
- the ruvX gene encoding Holliday junction resolvase RuvX, with protein sequence MSELEFPQGTRQFPQGAKMGVDVGMVRVGLAACDPDGILATPVKTLSRDLKRHSDIKIIVNEATSRGVCQIIVGLPRTLKGEEKSSAQMARDYAQHLVSALQSAGLDVPVHLFDERLSTVSAHQALHRAGMSSREHRKVVDQVAAVEILQHAIDTQKARNADVGLAVRAVTAEVVGTAGSSDYEEVSTISTQIGVPEETTPEP encoded by the coding sequence ATGTCCGAACTAGAATTCCCGCAGGGAACAAGACAATTCCCGCAGGGGGCCAAAATGGGTGTGGACGTAGGTATGGTCCGCGTCGGTTTGGCTGCCTGCGATCCGGACGGTATTTTGGCTACTCCCGTCAAAACACTCAGCCGTGATCTGAAACGCCACAGCGACATTAAAATCATTGTCAATGAGGCTACTTCCCGCGGGGTTTGCCAGATCATTGTGGGTCTGCCAAGGACCCTCAAAGGGGAGGAAAAGTCTTCGGCGCAGATGGCCCGGGATTACGCCCAGCACTTGGTCTCAGCACTGCAGAGCGCCGGACTAGATGTCCCGGTACACTTGTTCGATGAACGTTTGAGCACAGTCAGCGCCCACCAGGCGCTGCATCGGGCTGGCATGAGCAGCCGTGAGCACCGTAAAGTAGTAGATCAAGTGGCAGCTGTTGAAATATTGCAGCACGCTATTGATACGCAAAAAGCGCGTAATGCCGATGTTGGCTTAGCTGTGCGCGCAGTAACGGCGGAGGTTGTGGGGACCGCCGGATCATCCGACTATGAAGAGGTTTCCACCATTTCAACGCAAATCGGCGTGCCCGAAGAAACGACGCCGGAACCATGA
- a CDS encoding shikimate dehydrogenase translates to MTVLLQGAVLGHPIGHSKSPAMHNAAYDVLGANFNYGAIDVDVFELPALMARVKTEGNWYGLSVTMPLKQAAVGLVDELSPVARVLGAVNTIVVRQDDAGAPMLRGENTDVAGIVNALKHAGAGERPRAAILGGGGTAVSAIAALCQLEATEIVIFVRNPVNAAPTLEVATALGATACLAAFEGAAEALAGFDVVISTLPPHGADELADEFADSTTSVSGSVLLDVAYDPWPSALAKAWENHGGTVVAGIEMLLYQGVEQVKLFAEAGGYGTLATDQVRDVINVMCDAIGVHRRAPHEQNMAG, encoded by the coding sequence GTGACGGTTTTGCTTCAGGGCGCCGTTTTGGGTCATCCTATTGGGCACTCCAAATCTCCTGCGATGCACAACGCTGCCTATGACGTTCTCGGCGCGAACTTCAACTATGGCGCCATTGATGTGGATGTTTTTGAACTTCCAGCACTGATGGCGCGGGTGAAGACAGAAGGAAATTGGTATGGCCTGTCCGTGACCATGCCGCTGAAACAAGCAGCAGTAGGTCTTGTTGATGAACTAAGTCCGGTAGCCCGGGTTTTGGGCGCCGTCAACACGATCGTCGTGAGGCAGGACGACGCCGGTGCCCCCATGCTTCGGGGAGAGAACACCGATGTGGCTGGCATTGTGAACGCCCTTAAACATGCTGGAGCCGGTGAGCGTCCGCGAGCCGCGATTCTAGGTGGGGGAGGTACCGCCGTTTCTGCGATTGCGGCGCTGTGCCAACTGGAGGCCACAGAAATAGTGATTTTTGTGCGTAACCCAGTCAATGCAGCCCCAACGCTGGAAGTAGCCACAGCATTAGGGGCCACTGCTTGTCTTGCTGCATTCGAAGGTGCGGCGGAAGCACTGGCAGGGTTCGACGTCGTAATCTCCACCCTGCCACCGCACGGTGCCGATGAGCTGGCTGATGAGTTTGCTGACAGTACTACGAGCGTGTCCGGTTCAGTGCTGCTTGATGTGGCATACGATCCTTGGCCCAGTGCACTGGCGAAGGCTTGGGAGAACCACGGCGGCACAGTGGTGGCCGGGATTGAGATGCTTCTTTACCAAGGTGTTGAGCAAGTCAAGCTGTTTGCGGAGGCGGGAGGTTACGGCACCCTCGCAACAGATCAAGTAAGGGACGTCATCAATGTGATGTGCGACGCAATTGGCGTGCATAGGCGGGCACCCCACGAACAGAACATGGCAGGATAG
- the mltG gene encoding endolytic transglycosylase MltG yields the protein MSGLFRGPAHVPGNDSGVSRDDPSSTQEPTSAHDYDHALADDDDQYQQPVPESAMAPLYHGQASAQGLPSRRSSRVSKRVRKRRRSVIFFIILLLFGVVVFFAVQAAKPLLSGFQAADYPGPGTSSVQFMVPEGATARMVANDLKTEDVVASEQAFLDALNAADGASALQPGTFGMKLQMKAADAVSVLLAVGDDKVHYAAVAQNLRMSDTLAVLAKDTGIPEAEFESLAKQPQLFDLPEEAKNLEGYLAPGEYRFPIELDAKAILSEMVAGTKKSLTDTGVKDPTEQYRVLTIGSIIEFEGNAANYAKISGAIENRINNPNGETGGRLESDATVAYGLGLKTYNITSAQKADKTNLYNTFANPGLPVGPIGSPGIKAIEAAAHPEANPYYFWVTVDLKTGETLYAATFAEHKTNVAKYVAWCDANPGECK from the coding sequence ATGAGCGGTCTATTTCGCGGCCCCGCGCACGTTCCCGGGAATGATTCCGGCGTTTCCCGGGACGATCCCTCCTCGACCCAGGAACCCACCAGTGCCCATGATTATGACCATGCTTTAGCCGATGATGATGATCAGTATCAGCAACCGGTGCCGGAGTCAGCCATGGCTCCTCTCTACCATGGTCAGGCATCTGCGCAAGGACTGCCATCGCGGCGATCGAGCCGGGTGTCAAAACGTGTGCGCAAGCGCCGCCGTAGTGTGATCTTCTTTATCATCCTGTTGCTTTTTGGGGTAGTTGTATTTTTTGCCGTGCAGGCTGCCAAACCTCTCCTGAGTGGCTTTCAGGCCGCCGATTATCCCGGACCGGGCACCAGCTCAGTGCAGTTTATGGTCCCGGAAGGTGCCACTGCCAGGATGGTAGCGAATGATCTAAAGACAGAGGATGTCGTTGCCAGCGAGCAGGCGTTCCTTGATGCTCTGAACGCTGCAGATGGGGCCAGCGCGTTGCAGCCGGGCACGTTTGGCATGAAACTGCAGATGAAAGCTGCAGATGCCGTGAGTGTTCTTCTGGCTGTGGGAGATGACAAAGTGCACTACGCAGCCGTTGCCCAGAACCTGCGTATGAGTGACACCCTTGCAGTCTTGGCCAAAGACACGGGCATTCCCGAGGCCGAGTTTGAGTCGCTGGCAAAACAGCCCCAGTTGTTTGACCTCCCCGAAGAGGCTAAAAATCTTGAAGGTTACTTGGCACCCGGTGAATACCGTTTTCCGATCGAACTCGATGCCAAGGCGATCCTCAGCGAAATGGTGGCCGGCACGAAGAAGTCGCTGACTGACACTGGGGTGAAGGATCCAACGGAGCAGTACCGGGTTCTAACCATTGGAAGCATCATTGAGTTCGAAGGCAACGCGGCGAACTATGCCAAGATTTCTGGTGCAATTGAGAACAGAATCAACAACCCCAATGGAGAAACGGGTGGACGCCTTGAGTCCGATGCCACCGTGGCTTACGGGCTGGGTTTAAAAACGTACAACATCACGTCGGCCCAAAAGGCTGATAAAACAAATCTCTACAACACATTCGCCAATCCCGGTCTGCCCGTGGGTCCCATCGGTTCACCAGGGATCAAAGCAATAGAAGCTGCGGCTCACCCTGAGGCGAACCCGTATTACTTTTGGGTGACAGTTGATCTGAAGACGGGTGAGACGTTGTACGCTGCCACGTTTGCTGAGCATAAGACCAACGTGGCGAAGTACGTTGCCTGGTGTGATGCAAACCCGGGAGAGTGCAAGTAG